Proteins from a genomic interval of Niabella soli DSM 19437:
- a CDS encoding polysaccharide deacetylase family protein, giving the protein MLRFFYLLRNASLAMVAGAALLIGNTGCNGSGKKTGDGKDSTKTDSSAAALSNIGKPITYQKDKRYIFLTFDDGPQPPGTINCKNIFHEEGVKATFFMVGFNLGIDAYRRRIADSLNNSYPEFITANHSTTHGFRDNYKRFYSNPDSAVADMLKAQTDLKIKLKIARLPGMNTWASGSEMQGPKSSLTVAKALDSLGYTLIGWDVEWQFIRGSIPKQGAQEMADQINKRFEQEYTYQPNAIVLLAHDRMFAKAPYTDSLRKFISILKQDPRNVFETIDHYPSVQNRKK; this is encoded by the coding sequence ATGTTACGATTTTTTTATTTGTTGAGAAATGCATCCCTGGCTATGGTGGCAGGTGCTGCCTTACTGATCGGAAATACAGGTTGTAATGGCTCCGGTAAGAAAACCGGGGATGGAAAAGATTCCACAAAAACCGATTCCAGCGCGGCGGCCTTATCCAATATCGGGAAGCCCATTACCTATCAGAAAGACAAACGCTATATATTTCTCACATTTGACGACGGACCGCAACCTCCGGGAACTATTAATTGTAAAAATATATTTCACGAAGAGGGGGTAAAAGCCACCTTCTTTATGGTAGGGTTTAATCTGGGCATCGATGCTTACCGCAGAAGGATCGCAGATTCCCTGAATAACAGCTACCCCGAATTTATTACCGCCAACCATAGCACTACCCATGGTTTCAGGGATAATTATAAGCGCTTCTACAGCAACCCCGACAGTGCAGTTGCCGACATGCTGAAGGCACAAACAGATCTCAAGATAAAATTAAAAATTGCCCGCCTGCCGGGTATGAATACCTGGGCCTCCGGCAGTGAAATGCAGGGACCGAAATCATCTTTAACCGTTGCTAAAGCGTTAGATTCACTCGGTTACACGCTGATCGGCTGGGATGTGGAATGGCAGTTCATAAGAGGTAGTATTCCTAAGCAAGGGGCTCAGGAAATGGCCGACCAGATCAACAAAAGATTTGAACAGGAATATACCTACCAGCCCAACGCCATTGTGTTGCTGGCGCACGACCGTATGTTCGCCAAGGCACCTTACACCGATTCATTACGTAAATTTATTTCTATCCTGAAACAGGACCCCCGCAATGTGTTTGAAACCATCGACCACTACCCGTCTGTGCAGAACCGCAAAAAATAA